The following DNA comes from Ignavibacteria bacterium.
TTCTGCAAATCATTATTGTAAATTTAGCCATTATGCATTTTTATAAAAATACTAAAACAAGATCAGTTAGATATTACTGCATGAGATTTTCTTCTCATCCTTTTGGGACCGAACCAAAGCCAGAATCCCGTTATTGTGAATAGTAACAACGATAAACCCATAATAGTTGTATAGATAAGCTTAAATATTTCATTTTTGGTCTCAAAAAAATAATCCAATAATGAGCCGTCATGAATATTTTCTATGAAATCAGAGCGCCTGCGCTCAATATGCAGCAGCTTTCCGGTTGCCGCATCAAGCTGAATTCCCCAATAGCCTTCAATGAATACAAATTTTACCATTCCCTTATCAGGTCGTGCGTCAATTCTTTCAAGCTCTGTAGAAAGTGCTGGCGAAATAGAATCTTTTGCAATTTTGCACGCAATTGTATGCAGACTGTCAAAGCTGATCCAGTTCTTAACGTCAGTTGAGCTCCCTTTGTAAGATTCCGGCAGAATATAACCTCCGCTGTTCTTTTTCCAGCCTAAAGTTAAACCTGTTAATGCAGTTAAGAAAAAGAATATAAAAAGCAGCGCGCCTGTTGTCCTGTGAACCTTCCTGAAAAGCCTTAATATTGATGCCTGTTGTTTCCTCTTGGAAATATCCTGCATTATTATAAAATCGAATTTATTATAAAGGCAGGGCTGATTTTCCCGCTGATTTTTTTTTCAGCTCAAAAGACCCTGCCTTATGTGATAATGTAAATATGATTACTACCTGAACATATATGCCAGTGTCAAGCCGCCAAAGAAGTTTCTCCCCGGACCTGACTCGTAATAATCTTTGTTTGCATCTGAATTGATATTGATAAATGCTACGTACTTTTTATCGGCAATATTATTCAAACCGCCGTATGCTACAAGCCTGAATTTATCAAAGTTCAGATCAAAGCCGATCTGTGCATTGATAAGTGAATATGATGCAGTTTTCAGACTGTCAACATTTGCGTCATTAACGAACATTTCACCTACATGCTGGAAGTTCGATTTAACATACACAGTATATTTTTTTGCGAAAGTATGCTGGTACATTATATCGCCTGAAAGAAACATCTTCGGGTTCGAAGGTTCGAAGTTCCCACTGTAATCTACGTTAGTTAATGTACCGGTTGAATCTATTGTTCCGGCTTCGTATTTATCGTATTTGAAATCCTGGTATGTAAATGCGCCTTTTAATGTCAGCCCTTTTACTACCTCTGAATTTACTCCTACTTCAATACCTGTTCTTTTTGATACAGCCGCATTCCTGAAATAAACATCGCCGTCAACAACAAATGGAACGATTACATCTTCTATCTTTGTGTTGTAGAATGATAGTTCAAAAAATGTGTTCTTGAAATATTTCTTCTTAAAGCTAGCTATTTCTCCCTTTATACCTGCCTCAAAGCTGGTTGATTTCTGAGGCTTAAGGTCAGGGTTAATGGTATGCTGTCCGTTATCAGATGAATATACATAGTTATCCAGCTCATTTCCGGCAGGGGAATCGAACCCTAAGCCAAATGATGTGTACAGCGCAATATGCGGTGTCAGCTTAAAGTTCAGTGCT
Coding sequences within:
- a CDS encoding PepSY domain-containing protein, giving the protein MIMQDISKRKQQASILRLFRKVHRTTGALLFIFFFLTALTGLTLGWKKNSGGYILPESYKGSSTDVKNWISFDSLHTIACKIAKDSISPALSTELERIDARPDKGMVKFVFIEGYWGIQLDAATGKLLHIERRRSDFIENIHDGSLLDYFFETKNEIFKLIYTTIMGLSLLLFTITGFWLWFGPKRMRRKSHAVISN